In the Helianthus annuus cultivar XRQ/B chromosome 11, HanXRQr2.0-SUNRISE, whole genome shotgun sequence genome, one interval contains:
- the LOC110891339 gene encoding uncharacterized protein LOC110891339, protein MAPKVWRIKKTVIASDHQPTASDHKPTSDHNDKKEAGIKAVVAASGDSNNTEEQKEEPETAIDLGVSMDRLNLGSEKNKKKKLLVLPLRGILVYRAHRSRPETIPRNRRPDFCYGSFLVYKRPYCLGFLKFCFQRFNVGLWSSAREHNLQGILTNVMGNLKKKLLFTWDQEHGTDSGFKCLENRDKPLFFKELNHLWEKKYPNLPWSDGEYSASNTLLITDPEKSLLNPPNTAIFPRNYDPENRKDDFLGPKGELRVFLEGLAEAEDVQTYVEEHPIGDPEITPSHPDWDHYCKIICCVNKIRFGDPTPKLI, encoded by the exons ATGGCGCCTAAAGTTTGGAGGATCAAGAAAACCGTTATTGCATCCGATCACCAGCCTACCGCATCAGATCACAAGCCTACCAGTGACCACAATGACAAAAAAGAAGCCGGAATCAAGGCCGTGGTTGCTGCTTCCGGCGACAGTAATAACACCGAAGAACAAAAAGAGGAACCAGAAACCGCAATCGATTTAGGCGTTTCGATGGATCGACTTAACCTCGGTTCCGagaagaacaagaagaagaaACTCCTTGTGCTTCCTCTTCGTGGAATCCTTGTTTACCGAGCACATCGTAGCCGGCCGGAGACCATTCCGAGAAACCGCCGGCCTGATTTCTGTTACGGCAGCTTTCTCG TTTACAAGAGGCCTTATTGTCTAGGGTTTTTGAAGTTTTGCTTTCAAAGATTTAATGTTGGATTGTGGTCTTCTGCTAGAGA ACATAACTTGCAAGGAATTCTGACTAATGTCATGGGAAATCTCAAAAAAAAGTTATTGTTCACTTGG GATCAAGAACATGGCACAGATTCAGGTTTCAAGTGTCTGGAAAACCGAGACAAGCCATTGTTCTTTAAAGAACTTAATCATTTATGGGAGAAAAAGTACCCGAATCTTCCGTGGAGTGATGGAGAATACTCCGCTTCTAACACGCTCTTGATCACAGATCCTGAGAAGTCCCTCTTAAATCCT CCAAACACAGCAATCTTCCCTCGGAATTATGATCCTGAAAACCGGAAAGATGATTTTCTAG GTCCGAAAGGTGAATTACGAGTGTTCTTGGAAGGGCTTGCAGAAGCCGAAGATGTGCAAACCTATGTGGAAGAACACCCGATCGGGGACCCTGAGATTACGCCTTCGCATCCTGACTGGGACCATTATTGCAAGATAATTTGTTGTGTTAACAAGATAAGATTTGGTGATCCAACACCAAAACTAATCTGA
- the LOC110891340 gene encoding uncharacterized protein LOC110891340 gives MAPKVRKIKPFVLPDHPQQHHQNKPTITNSVHSSGDNNNSSKLLVLPIPSLKPTPMASETKVWKIKPTVATASDHRRKQDDEKVAGIKNVVADSGDSEEQKDEKDTEIDLGISMDCLKLGSKKKKKLLVIPLRGIFVHRAHRSWPETIPRNRRPDFRYGNFLVYMRPYCVEFLKFCFERFEVGLWSSAREQNLQGILDNVMGDLKNKLLFTWDQEHCTDSGFMCLEKKDKPLYLKELSHIWEKKYPNLPWSDGEYSASNTLLVTYPEKALLNPPNTAIFPPSYDPESKKDDLLGPNGELRVFLEGLVEAEDVQTYVEEHPIGDPEITPSHPDWDHYCKIICCINKKRFGNPSPKLI, from the exons ATGGCACCTAAAGTCCGGAAGATCAAGCCTTTTGTTCTTCCAGATCACCCTCAACAACACCATCAAAACAAACCCACAATCACAAACTCCGTTCATTCTTCCGGcgacaacaacaacagtagcaaacTTCTCGTTCTTCCTATCCCTTCCCTTAAACCAACACCAATGGCATCAGAAACAAAAGTTTGGAAGATCAAGCCCACCGTTGCAACAGCCTCCGATCACCGGCGTAAACAAGACGATGAAAAGGTAGCCGGAATCAAGAACGTTGTTGCAGATTCCGGTGACAGTGAAGAACAAAAAGATGAAAAAGATACTGAAATCGATTTGGGTATTTCAATGGATTGTCTTAAACTTGGTTCGAAAAAGAAGAAGAAGCTTCTGGTGATTCCTTTACGGGGAATCTTTGTTCACCGAGCGCATCGGAGCTGGCCGGAAACTATTCCGAGAAATCGCCGGCCGGATTTCCGTTACGGCAACTTTCTCG TTTACATGAGGCCTTATTGTGTGGAGTTTTTGAAGTTTTGTTTTGAAAGATTTGAAGTTGGATTGTGGTCTTCTGCTAGAGA ACAGAACTTGCAAGGAATTCTGGATAATGTTATGGGAGATTTAAAAAACAAGTTATTGTTCACATGG GATCAAGAACACTGCACAGATTCAGGTTTCATGTGTCTGGAAAAGAAAGATAAGCCACTGTACTTGAAGGAACTGAGTCATATATGGGAGAAAAAGTACCCGAATCTTCCATGGAGCGATGGAGAATACTCCGCTTCTAACACGCTCTTGGTCACCTATCCTGAGAAGGCCCTCCTAAATCCT CCAAACACAGCAATCTTTCCTCCGAGTTATGATCCTGAAAGCAAGAAGGATGATCTTCTAG gcCCAAACGGCGAGTTACGAGTGTTCTTGGAAGGGCTTGTAGAAGCGGAAGATGTGCAAACCTATGTGGAAGAACACCCGATCGGGGACCCTGAGATTACGCCTTCGCATCCTGACTGGGACCATTATTGCAAGATTATTTGTTGTATTAACAAGAAAAGATTTGGTAATCCATCACCAAAGCTAATCTGA